The Leptospira selangorensis sequence ACGCAGTTTTTCTCCGATACTTAAGAAGATCTGAGCTACGGAACGAATGCTAACCTTGTTGGAATTCCCTAAGCCTAAATAGATAATTCTTTCAGACTCATCAATAAAACTTTGTCCGGATTCTCCCGCGAATATTCCGGAACGTATCTGGTCCGAAAATTTGGTCTCTAATTCTTTGGGCAGATTGTCTTTTGTAACCGGGATTACTTTATAAATATTTTTGGAAGTGTTCTTCCCGATGTTATAATTGATTTTTGATTTTTCTATCTTCATTTTTTGCCCAACGCCTTGATATCTCCGAGTATCTCATCCACGTGACCTTTCACGCTTACTTTCGGATAAACTTTCAAAATTTTCAGATCTGTTCCGATCAGGAATGTGGTTCTGAGAATTCCCATAAATTCTCTTCCCATAAACTTTTTTAACTGCCAGACTCCGTAGGCCTCACAGATACTTCCGTCCTCGTCGGAGAGAAGAGTAAAATTGAGTTCTTGTTTTTCGATAAATTTCTGGTGGGACTTCACTGAGTCTTTAGAGACACCTACTACGTTATAACCTTCTTTTTTTAGTCTCGCAAAATTATCCCTAAAATCGCAGGCCTCGGTAGTGCAACCTGGGGTCTGGTCCTTAGGATAAAAATATAATACCAAACC is a genomic window containing:
- the bcp gene encoding thioredoxin-dependent thiol peroxidase, with the translated sequence MSTLKAGSKAPSFTTLNQDGEKVSLKDLAGKNGLVLYFYPKDQTPGCTTEACDFRDNFARLKKEGYNVVGVSKDSVKSHQKFIEKQELNFTLLSDEDGSICEAYGVWQLKKFMGREFMGILRTTFLIGTDLKILKVYPKVSVKGHVDEILGDIKALGKK